The Maylandia zebra isolate NMK-2024a linkage group LG4, Mzebra_GT3a, whole genome shotgun sequence genome includes a window with the following:
- the nptxra gene encoding neuronal pentraxin receptor a, whose amino-acid sequence MVAFIGAVICIIAAVHTGSSKAAAAQQQPAVDNHSLYPDAAAQTPAAAGSVARPGSLGALHGSETPDSEAPTFNIGLGGLDGVTGLTGHDPTVSRLICTPIPAGECNPKNFQQQADDPSLYAGEDWGYLRTTAEELRQTVLQQKDQILTDQRTIRDLTGKLSECEKGLDGKSGRSSGSSSAGRRGSSAALRGGKGAAQEAHLDRIMVRDSPSATSDGVHLLTVRAVDELEQAITQLKDRIEKLESDIGPFPHNQTDSNTSGVPEEGGMSGSPERLPDLGHRAGSDSSWRMDDLEVELEKKVQLLEKERKALRLETEKHNQEIERGINKLHHRISGLEEGFSGHSFPEGYRLSFPTRTNYMYAVVTHSMPKLRAFTICLWLRPAERGIGTPVSYAVPEQPNELVLLQGLHAPAELLINDKVAQLPLNLSRGSWQHICVSWTQKGGVWQAYQGGRLKGEGHGLAAGHHIRPDGVLILGQEQDSLGGGFDSSQALVGELSQVGLWDRVLTSNQVASLARCGKITQGSVIPWAENGVDVYGGATKDPGEPCSKHSRSSQ is encoded by the exons ATGGTGGCCTTCATCGGAGCGGTTATCTGCATCATCGCGGCTGTCCACACCGGATCCTCCAAGGCTGCTGCGGCTCAACAGCAACCAGCAGTCGACAACCACTCGCTGTACCCGGACGCCGCGGCGCAGACACCCGCCGCTGCGGGCTCCGTGGCCCGGCCCGGCTCCCTGGGTGCTCTCCACGGTTCTGAAACGCCCGATTCAGAAGCTCCTACCTTCAACATCGGGCTCGGCGGGCTGGACGGGGTCACCGGACTCACCGGACATGACCCGACCGTCAGTCGGCTGATCTGCACTCCGATCCCAGCCGGGGAGTGCAACCCGAAAAACTTTCAGCAACAAGCGGACGACCCGTCGTTGTACGCAGGCGAAGACTGGGGCTACCTCCGCACCACCGCGGAGGAGCTCCGGCAGACCGTTCTGCAGCAGAAAGACCAAATCTTAACAGACCAGCGGACCATAAGGGATCTGACGGGGAAGCTGTCCGAGTGTGAGAAGGGGCTGGACGGGAAAAGTGGTAggagcagcggcagcagcagcgcGGGAAGACGTGGGAGCTCCGCGGCGCTGCGAGGAGGAAAAGGCGCGGCGCAGGAGGCGCACCTGGACCGGATCATGGTGCGGGACAGCCCGTCTGCGACCTCCGACGGTGTCCACCTGCTCACAGTGCGAGCTGTGGATGAACTGGAGCAGGCTATAACTCAGCTCAAAGACCGTATAGAGAAACTGGAG TCAGATATTGGCCCATTTCCTCACAACCAGACAGACAGCAACACCTCCGGAGTGCCAGAGGAAGGTGGGATGTCTGGCAGCCCAGAAAGGTTGCCTGATCTTGGGCACAGAGCTGGTTCTGACAGCTCCTGGAGGATGGACGACTTAGAGGTCGAGCTGGAGAAGAAGGTACAGCTTCtcgagaaagagagaaaagccttGAGGCTGGAAACGGAGAAACACAATCAGGAAATCGAGCGGGGCATCAATAAACTACACCACCGAATCTCAGGGCTGGAGGAAG GTTTCTCAGGGCATTCTTTCCCAGAGGGATACAGATTGTCCTTCCCAACACGGACAAACTACATGTACGCTGTTGTGACGCACTCCATGCCAAAGCTGCGGGCCTTCACGATCTGCCTGTGGCTGCGCCCCGCGGAGAGAGGCATTGGGACCCCCGTGTCGTACGCTGTCCCCGAACAGCCGAATGAACTGGTGCTGCTGCAAGGCCTGCACGCTCCTGCTGAGCTGCTCATCAATGACAAG GTGGCTCAGTTGCCTCTGAACCTCTCCAGGGGCAGCTGGCAGCACATCTGTGTGAGCTGGACACAAAAGGGAGGAGTGTGGCAGGCCTACCAAGGGGGGAGGCTGAAGGGAGAAGGTCACGGACTAGCCGCTGGACATCACATTCGACCTGATGGAGTGCTCATTCTCGGGCAAGAGCAG gatTCTCTGGGTGGAGGTTTTGACTCATCCCAAGCCTTGGTTGGAGAGTTGTCCCAGGTGGGTCTTTGGGACCGCGTCCTGACGTCCAACCAGGTGGCCAGCTTAGCCCGATGTGGCAAAATAACCCAGGGCAGTGTGATACCCTGGGCTGAGAATGGAGTTGATGTTTATGGTGGAGCAACCAAAGACCCCGGGGAGCCTTGCAGTAAACACAGCAGGAGTTCTCAGTGA